In the Pseudoalteromonas undina genome, one interval contains:
- a CDS encoding efflux RND transporter periplasmic adaptor subunit translates to MNTNLKLSLAAICSAALTAGVFLSLPTEHAMPTDSKGSSKKEPLYWVAPMDSNYRRDEPGLSPMGMDLVPVYEESDSEANEGPGSIKISPTVINNLGVRTAPVAFAALENEVNTVGYVQYNQDQLIHIHPRVEGWVETLYVKAAGDQVKQDEPLYTLYSPQLVNAQEEFVLALKRNNPVLIRAAKARLKSLNVSDGFISRLQKSQQVLQNITFYARQGGVVDELNIREGFYVKPDTSMMSIAQLDEVWVEAEVFERQAGLIHVGLPVTMTLDYLSGQRWEGQVDYIYPTLDAKNRTLRVRLRFDNQGHQLKPNMFAQVSIHSQVAEKQLIVPKEAVIRTGSQNRVVVALGEGRFKSVEVTLGRSDAANTEILSGVMADDEVVTSAQFLIDSESSKNSDFKRMQAVSHNSMQMSDANPNTATVNGVINSIDANNRVVNISREAIEKWGRGPATMDFMLAKNVMIEMLKLNDEVTFTFSIEQGEFVIHTITPVHATHSQHH, encoded by the coding sequence ATGAATACTAATTTAAAATTATCACTGGCGGCTATATGCAGTGCGGCATTAACTGCGGGGGTTTTCTTAAGCTTGCCTACTGAACACGCTATGCCAACTGATAGCAAAGGCAGTAGCAAAAAAGAGCCGCTTTATTGGGTAGCACCTATGGATAGTAATTATCGCCGTGACGAACCTGGTTTATCGCCCATGGGCATGGATTTAGTGCCTGTTTACGAAGAGTCAGACAGTGAGGCCAATGAAGGGCCTGGCAGTATTAAAATTTCACCCACAGTGATTAATAATTTAGGTGTGCGTACCGCGCCTGTGGCGTTTGCTGCACTTGAAAATGAAGTTAATACCGTAGGTTATGTGCAATACAACCAAGACCAGCTAATTCATATTCATCCGCGAGTAGAGGGGTGGGTCGAAACCCTATACGTTAAAGCCGCGGGCGATCAGGTTAAACAAGATGAGCCACTTTATACCTTATATTCACCACAGTTAGTGAATGCACAAGAAGAGTTTGTGTTAGCGTTAAAGCGTAATAATCCGGTGCTAATTCGTGCCGCTAAAGCCCGATTAAAATCGCTTAATGTGTCTGATGGCTTTATTTCACGCCTGCAAAAAAGCCAACAAGTGCTACAAAACATAACGTTTTATGCCCGCCAAGGTGGCGTTGTTGATGAGCTTAATATTCGTGAAGGATTTTATGTTAAACCAGATACCTCAATGATGAGTATTGCTCAGCTTGATGAAGTATGGGTTGAGGCTGAGGTATTTGAGCGCCAAGCAGGACTTATTCATGTTGGCTTGCCTGTAACCATGACACTCGATTATTTAAGTGGCCAACGTTGGGAGGGGCAAGTGGATTATATTTATCCTACGCTAGATGCCAAAAACCGCACATTAAGAGTACGTTTGCGCTTTGATAACCAAGGCCATCAGTTAAAGCCTAATATGTTTGCTCAAGTCAGTATTCATAGTCAAGTAGCTGAAAAGCAGTTAATTGTACCTAAAGAAGCTGTTATTCGCACTGGTAGCCAAAACCGTGTTGTAGTTGCACTTGGGGAAGGTCGTTTTAAATCGGTCGAGGTAACTTTAGGGCGAAGTGATGCGGCTAATACCGAAATTTTATCAGGTGTTATGGCAGACGATGAAGTGGTTACCTCAGCACAGTTTTTAATTGATTCAGAGTCGAGTAAAAACTCTGACTTTAAACGTATGCAAGCAGTTTCGCATAACAGTATGCAAATGAGTGATGCCAACCCAAATACGGCAACTGTAAATGGGGTAATTAATAGTATTGATGCTAATAATCGAGTAGTGAATATCAGCCGTGAGGCAATTGAAAAGTGGGGCCGAGGACCTGCAACAATGGACTTTATGCTAGCAAAAAATGTAATGATTGAGATGCTTAAGCTAAATGATGAAGTTACTTTTACCTTTAGCATTGAGCAAGGTGAATTTGTGATTCATACAATAACGCCTGTGCATGCTACGCACAGTCAACATCACTAG
- a CDS encoding efflux RND transporter permease subunit, whose protein sequence is MITAIIRWSVVNRFFVLLLTAILIGGGLYAVKNTPVDALPDLSDVQVIVKTSYPGQAPQVVQDQVTFPITTAMLSVPGAQTVRGFSFFGDSYVYVIFDEDTDLYWARSRVQEYLSQVSARLPSTAIAELGPDATGVGWVYLYALTDTTGKHDISQLRSLQDWFLKFELQTVPGVSEVASVGGMVKQYQVNVQPDKLRAYGIPLSLIQTAIKQGNQEMGASVVEMAEAEYMVTSTGYVKSVADLEAIPLGINANGTALQLRDVANVRLGPQMRRGVAELNGEGEVAGGVVVMRFGENAQKTIELVKAKLESLKKGLPEGVKIVPVYDRSHLIKDAVDNLTSKLMEELIVVALVCVVFLFHVRSSLVAIITLPLGILTAFIIMYWQGINANIMSLGGIAIAIGAMTDGAIVMIENMHKHMEKKPLTDENRWQVVIDSASEVGPALFFSLLIITVSFMPVFILEAQEGRMFAPLAYTKTYAMAASAGLAITLVPVLMGYFIRGKVISENKNPVNRLLVNSYKPLLNRVLKFPKSTLLIALVITLVGFYPVNKIGSEFIPPLDEGDLMYMPTTYPGISIGKARELLQQTDKLIATVPEVKTVFGKIGRAETATDPAPLTMIETFIQFKPKDQWREGMTTEKLKQELDALVKFPGLTNAWVMPIKTRIDMLATGIKTPVGIKVAGPNLNEIQKIGQQIEVLLKDLPGTSSVYSERVAGGRYIKVDINREKAARYSLNIADVQQVVATAIGGMNVTETVEGQERYPVNLRYPQAYRDSPEELMLLPIVTPTGQRIALADVANVFISDGPPGIKSENARLNGWSFIDIKDTDIGSYVANAQQLLNEQLILPAGYSITWAGQYEYMERAKAKLSYVLPLTLAIIVVLLYLNFRSFTEVFIIMATLPLAMIGGIWLMYLEGFNFSVAVGVGFIALAGVAVEIGVIMLVYLNQAYKAQVEAASKIGKSLSIEQLKQAILEGAGLRVRPVMMTVATIVIGLLPVLYGRGTGSEVMSRIAAPMVGGMFSAIILTLLVLPAVYLLWRKRNL, encoded by the coding sequence ATGATTACTGCAATTATTCGCTGGTCTGTTGTTAACCGTTTTTTTGTTTTATTACTGACCGCAATACTGATTGGTGGTGGCTTGTATGCTGTAAAAAATACGCCTGTAGATGCCTTACCCGATTTATCAGATGTACAGGTTATTGTTAAAACATCTTATCCTGGGCAAGCGCCGCAAGTAGTGCAAGATCAGGTTACATTCCCGATTACCACGGCAATGCTATCGGTACCTGGGGCGCAAACAGTACGCGGCTTTTCGTTTTTTGGCGACTCCTACGTGTACGTTATTTTTGACGAAGACACCGATTTATACTGGGCACGAAGTCGTGTTCAGGAATATTTAAGTCAAGTATCAGCGCGCTTACCTAGTACGGCAATTGCAGAGCTCGGCCCCGATGCCACCGGCGTTGGCTGGGTGTATTTATATGCACTCACTGATACCACCGGTAAGCATGACATCAGCCAATTACGCAGTTTACAAGATTGGTTTTTAAAATTTGAACTGCAAACTGTACCCGGTGTATCCGAAGTGGCATCGGTAGGCGGCATGGTCAAACAATACCAAGTAAACGTTCAGCCCGATAAGCTTCGTGCTTATGGTATTCCGCTAAGCCTTATTCAAACTGCCATTAAGCAAGGCAATCAAGAAATGGGTGCATCGGTAGTTGAGATGGCAGAAGCTGAATACATGGTAACCAGTACTGGCTACGTAAAAAGTGTTGCTGATTTAGAAGCCATTCCTTTAGGTATAAACGCTAACGGTACTGCACTACAGTTACGTGATGTTGCTAATGTGCGTTTAGGTCCGCAAATGCGCCGCGGTGTTGCCGAGCTTAACGGCGAAGGCGAGGTGGCAGGTGGCGTAGTGGTTATGCGCTTTGGTGAAAACGCGCAAAAAACCATAGAGCTCGTTAAAGCTAAATTAGAGTCTCTTAAAAAAGGGCTACCAGAGGGGGTTAAAATTGTACCTGTGTACGACCGCTCTCATTTAATAAAAGACGCAGTTGATAACCTCACCTCTAAATTGATGGAAGAGCTTATTGTAGTGGCTTTAGTGTGTGTGGTGTTTTTATTCCATGTACGCTCATCGCTGGTGGCTATTATTACCTTACCGTTAGGCATACTCACCGCTTTTATTATTATGTATTGGCAGGGAATTAACGCCAATATTATGTCATTAGGCGGGATTGCTATAGCGATTGGTGCTATGACCGATGGTGCGATTGTGATGATTGAAAACATGCACAAGCACATGGAGAAAAAACCGCTAACAGATGAAAACCGTTGGCAAGTGGTGATTGATTCTGCCAGTGAAGTTGGGCCTGCGTTATTTTTTAGCTTATTAATCATTACAGTGAGCTTCATGCCGGTATTTATTTTAGAAGCTCAGGAAGGGCGAATGTTTGCGCCATTGGCGTACACAAAAACCTATGCAATGGCAGCTTCTGCTGGATTAGCAATTACCTTAGTACCCGTACTGATGGGTTATTTCATTCGGGGTAAGGTGATATCTGAAAATAAAAACCCAGTTAACCGTTTACTGGTAAATAGCTATAAGCCGCTGTTAAATCGAGTACTAAAATTTCCAAAAAGCACCTTGCTGATTGCGCTAGTTATCACTTTAGTGGGCTTTTATCCGGTAAATAAAATAGGCAGTGAATTTATTCCACCTCTTGATGAGGGGGATCTAATGTATATGCCGACTACTTACCCAGGAATTTCAATTGGTAAAGCGCGCGAGCTATTGCAGCAAACCGATAAATTGATTGCCACTGTGCCCGAGGTAAAAACCGTATTTGGCAAAATTGGACGAGCGGAAACGGCAACCGATCCGGCACCACTGACCATGATTGAAACCTTCATACAGTTTAAGCCTAAAGATCAGTGGCGCGAAGGCATGACCACTGAAAAGCTCAAACAAGAGCTTGATGCTTTGGTTAAGTTTCCTGGGCTGACTAACGCTTGGGTGATGCCAATTAAAACGCGGATAGACATGCTGGCTACAGGGATTAAAACCCCTGTGGGTATAAAAGTCGCGGGTCCTAATTTGAATGAAATTCAAAAAATAGGTCAACAAATAGAGGTATTACTTAAAGATCTTCCCGGTACGTCGTCTGTTTACTCAGAGCGTGTAGCGGGTGGACGTTATATTAAGGTAGATATTAACCGTGAAAAAGCAGCGCGCTACAGTTTAAATATTGCTGATGTGCAACAAGTAGTCGCCACCGCGATTGGTGGTATGAATGTGACTGAAACGGTTGAGGGCCAAGAGCGCTACCCAGTAAATCTTCGTTATCCGCAAGCGTACCGTGACTCCCCTGAAGAACTGATGCTTTTACCTATAGTTACTCCAACGGGTCAACGTATCGCACTTGCTGATGTGGCGAATGTGTTTATTAGTGATGGCCCTCCTGGAATAAAAAGTGAAAATGCCCGTTTAAATGGTTGGAGCTTTATTGATATTAAAGATACAGATATTGGTAGCTACGTAGCAAATGCCCAGCAGTTGCTAAACGAGCAGCTAATTTTACCCGCAGGGTATTCTATAACTTGGGCAGGGCAATACGAATACATGGAGCGTGCTAAAGCTAAACTGAGTTATGTGTTGCCGCTAACCTTAGCCATTATTGTAGTGCTGCTTTATCTTAACTTTAGAAGCTTCACCGAGGTATTTATTATTATGGCGACTTTACCACTGGCGATGATAGGCGGTATCTGGCTAATGTACTTAGAAGGCTTTAACTTCTCTGTTGCTGTGGGGGTCGGCTTTATTGCCCTTGCTGGAGTGGCCGTAGAAATAGGCGTTATAATGTTGGTGTATTTAAACCAAGCCTATAAAGCGCAGGTAGAGGCTGCTTCTAAAATTGGTAAAAGCTTGAGTATAGAGCAGCTTAAACAGGCGATACTAGAAGGTGCGGGTCTACGAGTACGTCCGGTAATGATGACAGTGGCAACCATAGTGATTGGCTTATTACCGGTGCTTTATGGCAGAGGCACGGGGAGTGAAGTAATGAGCCGAATAGCCGCCCCCATGGTTGGCGGTATGTTTAGCGCTATTATTTTAACATTGCTGGTATTACCCGCGGTGTATTTATTATGGCGAAAGCGCAACCTATAA
- a CDS encoding glycine cleavage system protein R: MKQLVITILGEDRPGLVESISSVILENHGNWLSSNLSHLLGHFAGIIQVEVAEEHLQTFQNALNGLPKLDVRIEKGNTEIEPVELEQLNFVITGNDRPGIVQELASVIRHKGANITNLNSRQQSAPNWGVPIFSAVATVSLPNGLNKEEVINALESITSDLVVDVEQS, from the coding sequence ATGAAGCAGTTGGTAATAACTATTTTAGGGGAAGATCGCCCCGGTTTAGTAGAAAGTATTTCATCGGTTATATTGGAAAACCATGGCAATTGGTTAAGCAGTAATTTGAGTCACTTACTCGGGCACTTTGCAGGCATTATACAGGTTGAAGTGGCTGAAGAGCATTTACAGACATTTCAAAATGCGCTCAATGGGCTTCCTAAGTTAGATGTTCGCATTGAAAAGGGCAACACTGAAATTGAGCCTGTAGAGCTTGAGCAACTTAATTTTGTGATCACCGGTAACGATCGCCCTGGTATAGTGCAAGAACTAGCAAGTGTTATTCGCCATAAAGGCGCGAATATCACAAACTTAAACTCTAGGCAGCAAAGTGCGCCAAACTGGGGAGTGCCTATATTTAGTGCTGTTGCCACCGTGAGCCTGCCTAACGGGTTGAATAAAGAAGAAGTTATCAATGCACTTGAGTCAATTACGAGTGACTTAGTAGTTGATGTAGAGCAAAGTTAA